From Algoriphagus sp. NG3, the proteins below share one genomic window:
- a CDS encoding RNA polymerase sigma factor, with protein sequence MTFNPSNKVLLHRISINSDRAAFSELFKRYHSKLVSLATCFLPNYGEAEDMVSEVFVRLLQNHKQLKDIENFEGYLYYSVKNQCLNQLKKNRRKNSLFIPLDMQDCKTGEYTQPLEQLLAIELREKIAECVDGLPQKRKLVYKMIKDDGLGIKEVSKLLVIAEKTVKKHLELAVRDIRTEIEKYLADQNSHSKIISISAKVSGLGAILLLASDYFEIARESL encoded by the coding sequence ATGACTTTCAATCCTTCGAACAAGGTATTACTACATAGAATTTCGATCAATTCAGACAGGGCGGCCTTTTCAGAGCTTTTCAAGAGATATCATTCCAAACTTGTCTCGTTGGCAACTTGTTTTTTACCAAATTATGGAGAAGCTGAGGATATGGTTTCAGAGGTATTTGTGAGGCTTCTCCAAAACCACAAACAGCTGAAGGATATTGAGAACTTCGAAGGCTATCTCTATTATTCTGTGAAAAATCAGTGTTTAAACCAGCTGAAGAAAAATAGAAGAAAGAACAGTCTGTTCATTCCACTCGATATGCAGGATTGCAAAACCGGAGAATATACCCAACCTCTGGAACAACTGCTCGCCATTGAACTGCGTGAGAAAATTGCGGAATGTGTAGATGGTTTGCCCCAAAAGCGAAAGTTGGTATATAAGATGATCAAAGATGACGGGCTAGGCATTAAAGAGGTGTCCAAGCTATTGGTCATCGCAGAAAAAACAGTCAAAAAACATCTGGAATTAGCAGTTAGAGATATCAGGACAGAGATAGAAAAGTATCTTGCAGATCAAAACAGTCATTCTAAGATAATTTCCATTTCGGCTAAAGTGAGCGGATTGGGGGCAATTCTTTTGCTTGCCTCTGATTATTTTGAAATTGCCCGTGAATCTCTCTGA
- a CDS encoding FecR family protein: MNVPEDQIDQILTKWLTNTANDDELEVLRNWASQSEENLELMETFQKVWKEKTAEPILVNVDERIHEIWERGMLEKPKKSQRWKLLAKYAAAIFIVISSSFWVYHSFQSDKTGQEDLLALAPSFVVRENKPGLKTKISLPDGSIAYLNSSSSLRYLSGFTGDERRVYLEGEAYFEVAKDVSKPFVVESATIETLALGTAFNVNAFNDGTEIRVSLVEGEVRVSHMENNGKSVTLNPGKEILVIPESDTFLESSFEVDEVIGWKAGNLVFRHAPIEEVSKKLERWYGVEIKIVGEVPSNWKVTTVYKNQTLENVLTDLQYSKKFAYEINDSNVTIKF; encoded by the coding sequence GTGAACGTACCCGAAGATCAAATCGACCAAATCCTTACAAAGTGGCTTACCAATACTGCCAACGATGATGAACTTGAAGTTCTAAGGAACTGGGCAAGTCAAAGTGAGGAGAATCTGGAGCTAATGGAAACTTTTCAAAAAGTATGGAAAGAAAAAACTGCTGAGCCTATTCTGGTAAATGTGGATGAAAGAATACATGAGATCTGGGAAAGGGGAATGCTTGAAAAACCGAAAAAATCACAACGCTGGAAGCTTTTAGCGAAGTACGCTGCCGCTATATTTATAGTTATAAGTTCGTCTTTTTGGGTTTATCATTCTTTTCAATCCGATAAAACCGGGCAGGAAGACCTATTGGCACTGGCTCCAAGTTTTGTTGTAAGAGAAAATAAGCCTGGGCTAAAAACCAAGATTTCACTTCCCGATGGCTCGATCGCCTATCTAAACAGCAGTTCAAGCCTCCGCTATCTAAGTGGTTTTACAGGTGATGAAAGACGTGTTTATCTCGAAGGGGAAGCATACTTTGAAGTGGCTAAGGATGTTTCCAAGCCATTTGTAGTAGAGAGCGCAACTATAGAGACGCTTGCACTGGGTACCGCCTTCAATGTGAACGCTTTTAATGATGGCACAGAAATACGTGTCTCCCTTGTAGAGGGGGAAGTGAGGGTCAGCCATATGGAAAATAATGGTAAAAGTGTCACCCTTAACCCGGGCAAGGAAATCTTGGTGATCCCTGAATCGGATACTTTTTTAGAGTCTTCTTTTGAAGTGGATGAGGTGATAGGTTGGAAGGCGGGCAACCTGGTTTTCAGACATGCTCCCATAGAAGAGGTTTCCAAAAAACTGGAAAGATGGTATGGGGTAGAAATAAAGATAGTAGGGGAAGTGCCTTCAAACTGGAAAGTGACAACTGTTTATAAAAATCAAACCCTGGAAAATGTACTAACCGACCTTCAATATTCTAAAAAATTCGCCTATGAAATAAACGACTCAAATGTGACCATTAAATTTTAA
- a CDS encoding TonB-dependent receptor codes for MTKYTLYGFLFQMLALNVVLAHTIKAQKIDEVYVKASFSEEMLLRVLQNVEKQTEFHFTIQENEEYLTKKVSINHSNISVEDLLKEIGKQTGLNFQQVNRNISMWLADSRTSSDNEKSEPVQIDITGKVTDNFGEPLPGVTIMVEDSAIGTVSGIDGEYTISAEPMDVLVFSFIGFMQQKITVGNQTEINVTLLEDEQALDEVVVVGYGTQRKSDVTGSVVKANIDAFRESPNVNIAQSLQGTVPGLNVGQVNRAGQNPSISIRGRTTLSGNQSVLIVVDGIIFTGGLNDLNPNDIESIDVLKDASSMAIYGAQAANGVLLITTKSGKTEQKPVFNYTGSVTTQTPANRPELLDREGFLIKVRDQDWELAFLAPDYIQPNPDYDVGARFEPTMYNGYLDGTEFDWWKESTQPGYITNHDLSVRGATGESSYYMSTSYTKQEGFIMNDQYERITARINLDHQILDWFRFGVQTFGSFADNSGEIPGMQNITTMPPIVVPFDEDGIIIMNPDGAQRTNPFIAPLSNDFDKRNSLFANVYADIEIPFIEGLKYRVNFGNNASWRRNYRSNVYGSGGAGEAFKRNFNSYDWTLDNILTYTKKFNNSHGIDVTAVVGRRELRYESTQANGTNYNNLNLGYNDLSLGQVQLIHSNAWSESYLYQTVRVNYDFKSKYLLTATVRRDGFSGFSENNKFGVFPSIGLGWVLSEESFLDLPWVDRLKLRASYGTNGNLTSRYSSLARVNIFPAYVFGNGGSTEFGQSVSTLSNSDLSWETTTGYNFGLDFTLFKSKLTGTLDYYQNTTNDLLFSINIPEVSGFNSISTNLGEIANRGMEFSLKGDLINRGQFNWNANFNIAFNRNKIVSLLGLDADGDGVEDDLVASGLFIGQPISAIYNYESAGIIQLGEEAPPGFFVGTHRIVDHNNDGVIDANDRVIIGRSEPAFNFGILNEFNYKNFTLRFFINSIQGGKDGYRGLNNPNFGSADNARRYNVFKEYDYWTPANPNARYRAQDKVPGIEYQYYGDRSFVRLQDVTLAYRLDQNTTEKWGLQGLKVFASGKNLATFTDWVGWDPETGSGLQTNGIPVMRGFSVGVDVSF; via the coding sequence ATGACAAAATATACCCTATATGGTTTTTTGTTTCAGATGCTCGCGTTGAACGTGGTTCTAGCCCACACAATTAAAGCCCAAAAAATCGATGAAGTTTATGTGAAAGCTTCTTTTAGTGAAGAAATGCTGCTCAGGGTTCTACAAAATGTAGAAAAGCAAACTGAGTTTCATTTTACAATTCAGGAAAATGAAGAGTATCTGACCAAAAAGGTCTCTATAAACCATTCCAATATTTCTGTAGAAGACTTACTAAAAGAAATTGGTAAGCAGACAGGTCTAAATTTTCAGCAGGTCAATAGAAATATATCCATGTGGCTTGCAGATAGCCGAACTAGTTCGGACAATGAAAAAAGTGAACCGGTGCAGATTGACATCACCGGGAAAGTCACAGATAATTTCGGTGAACCTTTGCCGGGAGTGACGATTATGGTAGAAGATTCTGCCATCGGTACAGTTAGTGGTATTGATGGGGAATATACTATCTCTGCTGAGCCAATGGATGTGTTGGTGTTTTCATTTATTGGTTTCATGCAGCAAAAAATCACTGTAGGAAATCAAACGGAAATTAATGTAACCCTGCTTGAGGATGAGCAGGCGCTGGATGAAGTTGTCGTGGTAGGCTACGGTACGCAGAGAAAAAGCGATGTGACTGGATCCGTTGTGAAAGCTAACATTGATGCTTTCCGGGAATCGCCTAATGTCAATATTGCCCAGTCCTTACAAGGTACAGTCCCAGGTTTGAACGTTGGACAGGTAAACAGGGCAGGCCAAAACCCATCCATTTCTATCAGAGGTAGAACTACGCTTAGCGGAAACCAAAGTGTGCTGATCGTGGTAGATGGGATCATCTTTACCGGAGGTCTAAATGATCTAAACCCCAATGATATAGAATCTATTGATGTGCTAAAAGATGCCAGTAGTATGGCAATATATGGAGCACAGGCAGCAAATGGCGTCCTCTTGATCACTACCAAAAGCGGTAAAACAGAGCAAAAACCCGTCTTTAACTACACAGGATCTGTAACCACTCAAACACCTGCAAACAGGCCTGAGTTGCTGGATAGAGAAGGTTTTCTAATTAAAGTAAGGGATCAGGATTGGGAACTCGCCTTCTTAGCACCCGATTATATTCAGCCTAATCCTGATTATGATGTTGGGGCACGTTTCGAGCCTACCATGTATAATGGCTATTTGGATGGGACAGAATTTGACTGGTGGAAAGAATCTACACAGCCAGGCTATATCACAAACCATGACCTGAGCGTAAGGGGAGCTACCGGAGAAAGTTCCTATTATATGTCCACCAGCTATACCAAGCAGGAAGGATTCATAATGAATGACCAATATGAAAGAATCACTGCAAGGATCAATCTTGATCATCAGATTTTGGATTGGTTTAGGTTTGGCGTTCAGACATTTGGATCCTTTGCTGATAATTCAGGTGAGATTCCAGGAATGCAAAACATCACCACTATGCCTCCTATCGTGGTTCCATTTGATGAGGATGGGATTATTATCATGAATCCAGATGGTGCACAGCGTACAAATCCATTCATAGCCCCTTTATCGAATGACTTTGATAAAAGAAACAGCTTGTTTGCCAACGTGTATGCGGACATTGAAATTCCTTTTATTGAGGGTCTGAAGTATAGGGTCAATTTTGGAAATAATGCCTCCTGGAGAAGAAATTACAGAAGCAATGTGTACGGTAGCGGAGGTGCAGGAGAAGCTTTCAAAAGAAACTTTAATTCCTACGATTGGACCTTGGATAATATCCTGACTTATACGAAGAAATTTAATAACAGCCATGGAATTGACGTTACGGCGGTCGTTGGTCGCCGGGAATTACGATATGAAAGTACCCAGGCGAATGGGACCAATTACAACAACTTAAATCTGGGCTATAATGATTTGAGTTTGGGTCAGGTTCAGTTAATACATTCTAATGCCTGGAGTGAAAGTTACCTGTACCAGACAGTAAGGGTAAATTATGATTTCAAAAGTAAATATTTGCTTACTGCAACTGTTCGTAGAGACGGTTTTTCAGGTTTTTCGGAGAACAATAAATTTGGGGTTTTTCCGTCTATCGGTTTAGGGTGGGTGCTAAGTGAGGAGTCCTTTCTGGACTTACCTTGGGTAGATCGCCTCAAGCTAAGGGCGTCTTATGGAACAAATGGGAATTTGACAAGTAGATACTCCTCTCTGGCCAGGGTTAATATCTTCCCCGCCTATGTTTTTGGGAACGGTGGCTCTACGGAATTCGGTCAATCGGTCAGTACTTTATCAAATTCTGACTTGTCTTGGGAAACTACCACAGGCTATAATTTTGGGTTGGACTTTACACTGTTCAAAAGCAAGCTCACAGGAACATTGGATTATTATCAGAATACCACCAATGATTTGCTCTTCAGCATTAATATTCCAGAAGTATCTGGATTTAACAGTATCTCTACTAACCTTGGGGAGATAGCCAATCGGGGTATGGAATTTTCTTTAAAAGGAGATTTGATTAATAGGGGGCAATTCAACTGGAATGCGAATTTCAACATTGCCTTTAACAGAAACAAGATTGTCTCATTACTGGGGCTTGATGCAGATGGAGATGGAGTTGAAGACGATCTTGTAGCTAGTGGCTTGTTTATCGGCCAACCTATAAGTGCGATATATAATTATGAATCAGCAGGAATAATCCAATTGGGAGAAGAAGCACCTCCAGGCTTCTTTGTGGGTACGCACAGGATAGTTGATCATAATAATGACGGAGTAATTGATGCCAATGACAGGGTGATCATTGGAAGGTCTGAGCCGGCTTTCAATTTTGGGATTTTGAATGAATTTAATTATAAAAATTTCACACTTCGCTTTTTTATCAATTCCATTCAAGGAGGTAAGGACGGTTACAGAGGCTTGAATAACCCTAATTTTGGTTCTGCTGACAATGCCAGAAGGTACAATGTTTTTAAGGAATACGACTATTGGACTCCGGCTAATCCCAACGCCAGATATAGGGCCCAGGATAAAGTTCCGGGAATTGAATACCAATATTATGGAGACCGAAGTTTCGTCCGTTTACAGGATGTCACCCTGGCTTACAGATTAGACCAGAACACTACAGAAAAATGGGGCCTTCAAGGACTGAAAGTTTTTGCCAGTGGGAAAAACCTAGCCACATTCACTGATTGGGTAGGTTGGGATCCAGAGACGGGGAGCGGTCTTCAAACCAACGGTATACCGGTAATGAGGGGTTTTTCTGTAGGTGTAGATGTAAGTTTTTAA